The window TATTTGATTGATAAGCTTCCTTTCTTTGTCTGGTGTTCATATCATGTTGAATAAGACCAACTTTTAGTCCCAAAAATTCATACACCGGTCCCATCCAAAATCTGTCTCTTTTTGCAAGATAGTCATTAACTGTAACAATGTGTACACTTTTATACTGTAGAGCATTTAAATACGCAGGCAGTGTGGCTACTAATGTTTTCCCTTCACCTGTAGCCATTTCGGCAATCTTACCCTGATATAATACAATTCCCCCAATAAGTTGAACATCAAAGTGGCGCATATTAATAGTTCTTTTAGCTGCTTCCCGCACAAGTGCGAACGCCTCTGGTAATATTTTTTCCGGTTCGGTACCATCTTTTAATTTTTCCTGTAAAATCTCAGTTCTTTTTTTAAAATCATCATCTTTTAATTTTTTTATACTTTCTTCCAGTTTGTTTATTTCTTCTACCAGTGGCATTATTCTTTTTATTTCTCTATCATTAGAGCTCCCTAATATTTTTTTTACTATATTTAACATTGATAAAACATTCCTTCCTGATTATTAAAGTTTGTTTCGATAAAATGCTGTATTTAGATATTTGTTTTATTCTCTTTTACTTAAATCAATATTAATATTTTAGTATAGTTATTAGTAATGAAAAATAATTTATAAAGCATGCTATTATTTGAAGAATTATTATATTGATTCCTCTTCAGTCATTACATTTTGAATAAGGACAAATAACCCGATAAATATAATAATATCCCCCACGCTTAATATTGATGTCTGAGGAAGTGGATTTGGTAATGGCAAAACGTCTCCCAGGAAAGCAAATAAGGCCTTGCTGTTATTAACTAAATAAATCATATTTTCAGTTTCAGCAAAAGTATCTAATGTTCCAACAATTGAACTGTTTAGCAATACAGGCATCTTACCGCCATTTACAATAATTACAAACGCATTCAGCAAAATACCTAAAGTGATATATTTAAATCCATAAAGATTTAAATTTTTAAATGTTGCAAACAATAATAAAAGGTAAGAAAATATTAATATTATAGAACTATATTGAAAAATAATTGCAATATTCATTATTTCAGCAACCCACAATAATCCCCTTAATAATAAGGCAAATGCAAATATGTGAACACTTTCAATGGTAAGATGTGATAACCTTTCTAATTCTCCACCTCGCAGTAATCCGACTATTATAGAGAAAATAACAATTATTAAATATAGCATTTTGTCAATACCTCTTCTTATCCATTACCAAAGATATAAACTCTTTTGTCATAACAGGGTCAAATTGTTTACCGCTTTCATTTTTTAATTCCTCTAATATTTCCTGTTCTGATAATTTTTTTCGATAAGGACGGTCTGAACTCATGGCATCATACGCATCAGCAATGGCTAATAATCTGGCATTTTTCGGTATACCTTCACCTTTTAAACCTGAAGGATACCCTTTGCCATCATAATGTTCGTGATGATGCAATACTGTATCAGAGCATCTCTTTAGAAATTCTATTGAATCAATAATCCCGGCTCCGATAACAGGGTGCTTTTTTATTTTTTCAAATTCTTCATCAGTCAATCTATCCTTTTTTTGCAAAATACTATCCTCAATACCTATTTTACCAATATCATGCAAAATTGCAGCATATTCAATGTATTCTGTTTCCATTTCTGAAAAATTCAATCTTTTAGCCAGCTGAACAGCCATTTTAGATACCCTTTCTGAATGTCCATGAGTGTATGGATCTTTGGCATCAATCGCCGCTGCAAGCGCTTTTATAGTATTTAAATACATTATACGCATTTTGGTAAATAACTCAAAAGAACGCCTGGCAAGCAATAAAGGGAAGAAAAATAGGAGCATTCCAAGAATACCGATTTCAACATAAATTATAGACATGATGAACCCAATTGGTGCTTCTGCCAAATAACTAGGCAGTGTCTCCTTTATGTTTATTAAATAAACCCTGGTAATATTTATATTTTTTTCAATTGCCAATACACCTGTTACCAAAATTGAGTTAACAAGACAATAAGCAAATGCACACAATGATGCAGGTATAATAAATTTTATAAAGTTCTGTTCTCCGATTAGTCCCCCTGCATACTGGTAAACCAATCCTGCTACTCCTGATGTTAAAGAAAACTGTGATGTATTAAATAAAAATTTTTCAAATCTTCTATTCTCTTTACTTAATATAATTCCTATTGAACTAAACGCCGATACAACCATAGCTAATGCTGGTCCATATACTAAAATTACAACAAAATCAATTGGAAAAGTAATCGTAATCTCCCCACCTTCAGGAAGAGAAACAGGGATAAATTCTGCCATTATTGAAATAATAATAAAAAATAGCACAGGAAACCATATTTTCGATAAATCAGGAATTGTTGGAAGTAGGTAGATAAAAAGAGATGTTGCTAATATTGCTGTAATAATTATATATATTTTTAACTTATTACTCAAACTATCTTCCTCTGGTTTATTTTGTTTATCAACGTAATAGGTCGGTAATTATTGGTAATTACCTCGTTTTTACCATCTGTATCTTGCGCCACCGGCTAACAGTAAAGCCATGACACTAATTAAAAAGCTGATAAGTTTAGCTTTATTAATTTTCATATTGCACCTCCACGGTTTTCTTTGTTCAAAAAAAGGAACAAGCAAAAACCGCTTCGCTTCGCTCTAAAAAATGTTCTTTGTTACTGTTTTTTCTTTTAAATGGTTTTACCTAAAAATCACCGACCTATCCTATAACTTTTTCTTTCTAAATTATTTAAATGATATTCTTCTGTTAACCGCCTTTAATATTGCATTTACAATAGCATTATTGATGTTTTCCTTGATTAAAGCGGATCCAATTAAATTCTCCTTTCCTTGAGAATCAATTAAATTTACTGAAATCAATACAATCCCTTTTTCATGCATCTTAAATTGCTTAATTTCATCAATCTGAAAAAATACTTTCCCATTAAGAAAAGAGGTTATTGCATCAAGAGTTGCCCTTGCAATAATGAATTCTCGATTATTACTCCAGTTGACACAATCAATCTTACCTTCAAATTTTTTCCCCTGGTTTTCCAATGTTACTGTAACCTGGAAACGCCCTTCATTTGAAGACACTTTTGCATCAGAAAATTTTAATCTTTTTAAATAATCATTCTCTTCCTT of the Atribacterota bacterium genome contains:
- a CDS encoding HD-GYP domain-containing protein, producing MSNKLKIYIIITAILATSLFIYLLPTIPDLSKIWFPVLFFIIISIMAEFIPVSLPEGGEITITFPIDFVVILVYGPALAMVVSAFSSIGIILSKENRRFEKFLFNTSQFSLTSGVAGLVYQYAGGLIGEQNFIKFIIPASLCAFAYCLVNSILVTGVLAIEKNINITRVYLINIKETLPSYLAEAPIGFIMSIIYVEIGILGMLLFFFPLLLARRSFELFTKMRIMYLNTIKALAAAIDAKDPYTHGHSERVSKMAVQLAKRLNFSEMETEYIEYAAILHDIGKIGIEDSILQKKDRLTDEEFEKIKKHPVIGAGIIDSIEFLKRCSDTVLHHHEHYDGKGYPSGLKGEGIPKNARLLAIADAYDAMSSDRPYRKKLSEQEILEELKNESGKQFDPVMTKEFISLVMDKKRY
- a CDS encoding DUF5317 domain-containing protein, with amino-acid sequence MLYLIIVIFSIIVGLLRGGELERLSHLTIESVHIFAFALLLRGLLWVAEIMNIAIIFQYSSIILIFSYLLLLFATFKNLNLYGFKYITLGILLNAFVIIVNGGKMPVLLNSSIVGTLDTFAETENMIYLVNNSKALFAFLGDVLPLPNPLPQTSILSVGDIIIFIGLFVLIQNVMTEEESI